The Magnetospirillum sp. WYHS-4 nucleotide sequence CCGCCCACCGTGGACGACTGCGCCCGGGTAAGCCGCGCGGTGTCGGCCATCCTCGATGTCGAGGACCCGATCCGCGATGCCTATACCCTGGAGGTAAGTTCGCCGGGTATCGACCGGCCACTCACCCGCCCCGGCGATTTCGAACGCTTCGTCGGCCAGGAGGCGAAGGTGGAACTTGTCCGTCCGCTGGACGGACGGCGGCGTTTTCGCGGCCGGCTGCTGGGTTTGACCGGCGACGGGCTACGGATGCTGGCGGAAGGAGCCGAAGTGGTCCTGCCGCTCGCCGACATCCAGCGGGCCAAGCTGGTGCTGACAGATGAGCTTCTGGCCATGCACCGGGAGAAGCAGGAAACCGAAGGACAGAACGATCATGGCAACTGACGCCGTTCACGCCCGCCCCGAGCTTTTGCAGGTCGCCGAGCAGGTCGCCCGCGACAAGAGCATCGAGCCCCACGAGGTTCTGGAGGCCATGGAACAGGCCATCCAGAAGGCTGGCCGCAACAAATACGGCCACGAGAACGACATCCGCGCCCACATCGACCGCAAGACCGGCGAAATCTCGCTGGCCCGCTACACTGAAGTGGTGGAGACGGTCGAGAACGAGGCGGCCCAACTCACGCTGGAAGAGGCCCAGCGCCTCAAGCCGGACGTCCAGGTCGGCGAATTCCTGATCGATCCGTTGCCGCCCATCGACTTCGGCCGCATCGCCGCCCAGACCGCCAAGCAGGTGATCGTGCAGAAGGTCCGGGAAGTCGAGCGCAAGCGCCAGTACGACGAGTTCAAGGATCGCGTCGGCGAGGTGGTCAACGGCCTGGTCAAGCGCATCGAGTTCGGCAACGTCATCATCGACCTCGGCCGTGGCGAGGCCCTGCTGCGCCGCGACGAGACCATCCCCCGCGAGCACTTCAACCCCGGCGACCGGGTGCGCGCCCTGATCCTCGACGTGCGCCAAGAGACCCGCGGGCCGCAGATCTTCATGTCGCGCACCCATCCCGATTTCATGGCCAAGCTGTTCGTCCAGGAAGTGCCAGAAATCTACGACGGCATCATCGAGATCATGGCGGTGGCCCGCGATCCGGGCTCGCGCGCCAAGATGGCCGTCATGTCCCACGATTCCAGCATCGATCCCGTCGGCCCCTGCATCGGCATGCGCGGCTCGCGCGTCCAGGCCGTGGTAGGCGAACTGCAGGGCGAGAAAATCGACATCATCCAGTGGTCGCCCGATCCGGCCACCTTCATCGTCAACGCATTGGCACCGGCCGAAGTCGCCAAGGTGGTTCTGGACGAGGAGACCCACCGCATCGAAGTGGTGGTCCCCGACGACCAGCTGAGCTTGGCCATCGGCCGCCGCGGCCAGAACGTGCGCCTGGCCTCGCAACTTTCCACCTGGGACATCGACATCCTCACCGAAGCCGAGGAAAGCACCAAACGGCAGGAGGAATTCCGCAACCGCTCGCAGATGTTCATCGATGCCCTCGACGTGGACGACGTGATCGCCCACCTGCTGGTCACCGAAGGCTTCTCCTCGGTCGAGGAAGTGGCCCTGGTGCCCATCGAGGAACTGGCCGGCATCGAAGGATTCGACGAGGACATCGGCGGCGAACTGCAGAACCGCGCCCGCAACTTCCTGGCCCGCCGCGACGAGGAATACACGTCGCGGCGCAAGGAACTGGGTGTGGCCGACGATCTCGCCGAAATCGACGGCCTGACCCCCAGCATCCTGGTGGCCCTGGGCGAGAAGGGTGTGAAGACCCGCGACGACCTGGCCGACCTGGCCGGCGACGAACTGCTGGAATTCTCTCCCCCGGGTTCGCTTACCGAGGACAAGGCCAACGCCATCATCATGGCCGCCCGCGCCCACTGGTTCGCGGAAGAGGAGGAGGAGGGCAAGGCCTGAAGCCCGTGATGGACGAGGAACCGACCGGCAAGAGCCCGTTCCGGCGCTGCATCGCCACCCGGACGGTCCGGCCCAAGGCCGAACTGGTTCGGTTCGTCGTCGACCCCGGCGGCGCGATCGTTCCGGATGTGGACGAACGACTGCCCGGTCGCGGTTTGTGGTGTAGCGCGACGCGCGATATGATAGATACGGCTTGTAAGAAGGGCCTGTTCGCCAAGGCCGCGCAGGCGAGCGTCAAGATTCCGCCCGGACTTTCCGACCAGGTGGAGGACTTGTTGCTCGGACGCTGCGAAAACCTTCTGGGCTTGGCCCGTCGGGCCGGCCAACTGGTGGCCGGGTTCGACAAGGTCCGGGAAGCCCTGGGCAAGGGCGAGGCCGGCTTGCTGGTCGAGGCCGCCGATGGGGCGGCAGACGGCCGGGCCAAGCTGGAATCCGCGGCACGGGGATTGCCGCGGATCGAGGTGCTGCGAGCGGCCGAACTGGGCCGCGCGTTAGGGCGGGAGTATATCGTCCATGTGGCGGTCGCTCCTGGACGTCTGGCCGAAAGCCTGCTCCGCGAAGCAGGCCGCCTGGCTGGAATTCGCAAGGAAATTCAAGGCGCCAACGCGCCATTTGTCGACGGGTAAGCGATGACCGATATGATGGATCAAGACAAGAAGCCTCTCACCTTGGGCAAGTCCGGCAAGCTCGAGCTGAAGAAGACGGTCGAGTCCGGCTCGGTCAAGCAGAGCTTCTCGCATGGCCGCTCGAAGATGGTGCAGGTCGAGGTACGCAAGAAGCGGACCTTCGCCCAGGACGCCAGCGGACATATGGCCGAGGTCAAGGTGGTCCCCGAATTGACCATGGAAGCCCCGCCGCCGCCGCCCGAGGCCCCCGAGGTCATCGAGCCCCACCTCACCTCCCACGAGAAGGCGGCCCGCATGCGGGCGCTGAAGTTGGCCGAGGAGGAAGAGACTCGCCGCCGCCTCGCCGAGGAGGAAGAGCGCCGCCGCCGCGCCGAGGCCGGACTGCCCTCCCTTGAGGAAGAACGCCAAGCGCGTGAAGAGGAAGATCGCCGCAAGTCCGTCGAGGAAGAGGAAGTCCGTCGCCAGTCCGAGGACGAGACCCGGCGCCGCAACGTCGAGGAAGAAGACAAGCGCCGCAAGCCGGACGACGCCCCGGCCCCGCGCGAGGACGGCAAGGCCCCGGCCGCCGCTCCCGCCGCCAAGCCCCACGTCCGCCCGGCCGATGCCGAGGAGGAAGACGACAGTCGCGGTCCCAGGCGCAGCCCCGGCAGCGCCGCCCGTCCCGAGCACCGTCGCGCCCCCGTGGTACGGCGCATCGACGACGAGGCCCGCCGCAGTTCGGGACGTCTGAGCATCCAGAACGTTTCGGAGGATGGAGAGGCCGGCGAACGCCAACGTTCCCTGGCTTCGGTTCGCCGAGCCCGCGAGAAGGAAAAAAAGAAGGCGGGCAAACAGCAAATCGAAACGGTGAAGATCGTGCGCGAAGTCGTCCTGCCCGAGGTCATCACCGTCCAGGAGTTGGCCAGCCGCATGGCCGAACGCGGTGCCGCGGTCATCAAGATCCTGATGAAGATGGGCGTCATGGCCACCATCAATCAGGTCATCGACGCCGACACCGCCGAACTGGTAGCTGGCGAATTCGGCCATACCGTGCGCCGGGTCAGCGAGTCGGACGTGGAAATCGGCCTGGAAGGCGGCACCGATCACGACGAGACCCTGATGTCCCGCCCGCCCGTGGTCACCGTCATGGGCCACGTCGACCACGGCAAGACATCGCTGCTGGACGCCCTCCGCGCGACGGATGTGGTGTCGGGCGAAGCCGGTGGCATCACCCAACATATCGGCGCCTACCAAGTTGCCCTGGCGAACGGCGCGAAGATCACGTTCGTCGACACGCCGGGCCACGCGGCCTTCACCGAGATGCGCGCCCGCGGCGCCAAGGTGACCGACATCGTGGTCCTGGTGGTGGCGGCCGACGATGGCGTCATGCCGCAGACCATCGAGGCCATCCACCACGCCAAGGCCGCCGGGGTGCCGATCATCGTCGCCATCAACAAGATGGACAAGCCGGACGCCAATCCCCAGCGGGTCCGCACCGAACTGCTCAGCCACGAGATCGTGGTCGAGGACATGGGCGGCGACACCCAGTCCATCGAGGTTTCCGCCAAGGCGCGGTTGAACCTGGACAAGCTGGAGGAAGCCATCCTGCTGCAGGCCGAGGTTCTGGACCTCAAAGCCAATCCCAACCGCCTGGCCCAGGGCGTCATCGTCGAGGCCAAGATGGAACGGGGCCGCGGCTCGGTCGCCACGGTTCTGGTGCAGAAGGGAACGCTACGCGTCGGCGACGTGTTCGTCGCCGGCTCCGAATGGGGCCGCGTGCGCGCCCTCTCGGACTCGCGCGGCGAGAAGGTGGATGAAGCCCAGCCCGGCATGCCGGTCGAGATCCTGGGCCTCAACGGGACGCCCGCCGCCGGCGACGACTTCATCGTCGCCGAGAACGAGAACAAGGCCCGCGAGGTCGCCGAGTTCCGCCAGCGCAAGGCTCGCGAAGCCCGCGCCGCGGCAGGCGCGCGCGGCTCGCTCGAGCAGATGCTGTCGCGTATCCAGGACGGCCAGGCCAAGGTCCTGCCGGTGGTCGTCAAGGGCGATGTGCATGGCTCGGTTGAAGCCATCTGCGGCGCCATCGAGCAGTTGGCCACCGAAGAGGTCAAGGTCCAGGTGCTGCATTCCGGCGTCGGCGGCATCAACGAGTCCGACGTCACCCTGGCGCGGGCCTCCCAGGCCCTGATCATCGGCTTCAACGTGCGCGCCAACCCCCAGGCCCGCGAGATGGCGAACCGGGACGGCGTGGACATCCGTTACTACTCGATCATCTACAACCTGACCGACGACCTGAGAAAGGCCCTGTCGGGTATGCTGGCGCCGTCGTTGCGCGAGAACTTCCTGGGCTACGCCGAAATCCGCGAGGTGTTCAACATCTCCAAGGTCGGCAAGGTGGCGGGTTGCATGGTCACCCAGGGCGTGGTCAAGCGAGGCGCCAAGGTCCGCCTGCTGCGTGACAACGTGGTCATCCACGAAGGCGCCCTGTCGCAGCTCAAGCGCTTCAAGGACGACGCCCGCGAGGTCAAGGAAGGCTACGACTGCGGCATGGCCCTGGCCAACTATCACGACATCCAGGTTGGCGATGTCATCGAATGCTTCGAGGTCGAGGAGGTGGCGCGCGAGCTTTAGGCTCGCCCGCCCCTTCCGGAGTCGACACCATGTCCAGCCAGCGGCAACTGCGAGTAGGCGAGGAATTGCGCCACGCTCTCGCCTGGATTCTGGAGCGCGGGGAAGTCCGCGACCCGGGCCTGCACGGCAAACCGGTCACCGTGACCGAGGTTGCGATCAGCCCGGACCTGCGCAACGCCACGGCATTCGTCATGTCCCTGGGCGGGGAAGACCTGGAGGACGTCGTCGCGGCGCTCAACCGGGCCAGCCCCTTCCTGCGCCGCCGTTTGGCCGCCG carries:
- a CDS encoding RNA-binding protein, with the translated sequence MDEEPTGKSPFRRCIATRTVRPKAELVRFVVDPGGAIVPDVDERLPGRGLWCSATRDMIDTACKKGLFAKAAQASVKIPPGLSDQVEDLLLGRCENLLGLARRAGQLVAGFDKVREALGKGEAGLLVEAADGAADGRAKLESAARGLPRIEVLRAAELGRALGREYIVHVAVAPGRLAESLLREAGRLAGIRKEIQGANAPFVDG
- the infB gene encoding translation initiation factor IF-2, translating into MTDMMDQDKKPLTLGKSGKLELKKTVESGSVKQSFSHGRSKMVQVEVRKKRTFAQDASGHMAEVKVVPELTMEAPPPPPEAPEVIEPHLTSHEKAARMRALKLAEEEETRRRLAEEEERRRRAEAGLPSLEEERQAREEEDRRKSVEEEEVRRQSEDETRRRNVEEEDKRRKPDDAPAPREDGKAPAAAPAAKPHVRPADAEEEDDSRGPRRSPGSAARPEHRRAPVVRRIDDEARRSSGRLSIQNVSEDGEAGERQRSLASVRRAREKEKKKAGKQQIETVKIVREVVLPEVITVQELASRMAERGAAVIKILMKMGVMATINQVIDADTAELVAGEFGHTVRRVSESDVEIGLEGGTDHDETLMSRPPVVTVMGHVDHGKTSLLDALRATDVVSGEAGGITQHIGAYQVALANGAKITFVDTPGHAAFTEMRARGAKVTDIVVLVVAADDGVMPQTIEAIHHAKAAGVPIIVAINKMDKPDANPQRVRTELLSHEIVVEDMGGDTQSIEVSAKARLNLDKLEEAILLQAEVLDLKANPNRLAQGVIVEAKMERGRGSVATVLVQKGTLRVGDVFVAGSEWGRVRALSDSRGEKVDEAQPGMPVEILGLNGTPAAGDDFIVAENENKAREVAEFRQRKAREARAAAGARGSLEQMLSRIQDGQAKVLPVVVKGDVHGSVEAICGAIEQLATEEVKVQVLHSGVGGINESDVTLARASQALIIGFNVRANPQAREMANRDGVDIRYYSIIYNLTDDLRKALSGMLAPSLRENFLGYAEIREVFNISKVGKVAGCMVTQGVVKRGAKVRLLRDNVVIHEGALSQLKRFKDDAREVKEGYDCGMALANYHDIQVGDVIECFEVEEVAREL
- the nusA gene encoding transcription termination factor NusA — translated: MATDAVHARPELLQVAEQVARDKSIEPHEVLEAMEQAIQKAGRNKYGHENDIRAHIDRKTGEISLARYTEVVETVENEAAQLTLEEAQRLKPDVQVGEFLIDPLPPIDFGRIAAQTAKQVIVQKVREVERKRQYDEFKDRVGEVVNGLVKRIEFGNVIIDLGRGEALLRRDETIPREHFNPGDRVRALILDVRQETRGPQIFMSRTHPDFMAKLFVQEVPEIYDGIIEIMAVARDPGSRAKMAVMSHDSSIDPVGPCIGMRGSRVQAVVGELQGEKIDIIQWSPDPATFIVNALAPAEVAKVVLDEETHRIEVVVPDDQLSLAIGRRGQNVRLASQLSTWDIDILTEAEESTKRQEEFRNRSQMFIDALDVDDVIAHLLVTEGFSSVEEVALVPIEELAGIEGFDEDIGGELQNRARNFLARRDEEYTSRRKELGVADDLAEIDGLTPSILVALGEKGVKTRDDLADLAGDELLEFSPPGSLTEDKANAIIMAARAHWFAEEEEEGKA
- the rimP gene encoding ribosome maturation factor RimP is translated as MDSPLEGRIGELVGPTVEDLGFTVVRIQTSGQRRVVLQIMIEHPDGQPPTVDDCARVSRAVSAILDVEDPIRDAYTLEVSSPGIDRPLTRPGDFERFVGQEAKVELVRPLDGRRRFRGRLLGLTGDGLRMLAEGAEVVLPLADIQRAKLVLTDELLAMHREKQETEGQNDHGN
- the rbfA gene encoding 30S ribosome-binding factor RbfA: MSSQRQLRVGEELRHALAWILERGEVRDPGLHGKPVTVTEVAISPDLRNATAFVMSLGGEDLEDVVAALNRASPFLRRRLAAEVKLRFAPHLSFKADATFDEAGRIDRLLKDPAVARDLASRDDEDDHGT